A single genomic interval of Daucus carota subsp. sativus chromosome 1, DH1 v3.0, whole genome shotgun sequence harbors:
- the LOC108205365 gene encoding probable polyamine transporter At1g31830 isoform X2, with amino-acid sequence MKQRNTASRQDSIQMGDNNSAQYVGIDEVPSPRAVGINKVSLLPLVFLIFYEVSGGPFGVEDSVKAAGPLLALLGFLVFPFIWSVPEALITAEMGTMFPENGGYVVWVSSALGPYWGFQQGWMKWLSGVIDNALYPVLFLDYLKSGIPDLADGFPRIAAVLVLTAVLTYMNYRGMTIVGWVAVLLGVFSILPFVVMGLVSIPKLEPSRWMVVDLHDVDWNLYLNTLFWNLNYWDSISTLAGEVHNPKKTLPKALLYALIMVVLGYFLPLLAGTGAVPLQRDLWSDGYFSDIAKILGGVWLRWWVQAAAAMSNMGMFVAEMSSDSFQLLGMAERGMLPEFFAKRSRYGTPLVGILFSASGVLLLSWMSFQEIVAAENFLYCFGMILEFIAFIQLRMKHPAASRPYKIPLGTAGSILMCIPPTALICVVLALSSFKVFVVSMIAVIIGLVLQPCLKHIEKKRYMKFSTSSDLPDIDHITNEGTLLG; translated from the exons ATG AAACAAAGGAACACGGCTAGTAGGCAAGATTCTATTCAGATGGGAGATAACAATAGTGCACAGTATGTGGGTATTGATGAAGTTCCTTCACCTAGGGCTGTTGGAATAAACAAGGTGTCGCTTCTGCCCCTTGTTTTCCTGATCTTCTATGAAGTATCAGGAGGGCCTTTTGGTGTTGAAGACAGTGTGAAAGCAGCTGGCCCTTTATTGGCTCTCCTAGGTTTCTTAGTATTTCCATTCATATGGAGCGTTCCTGAAGCTTTAATAACTGCTGAAATGGGGACAATGTTTCCGGAAAATGGTGGCTATGTGGTTTGGGTTTCATCCGCTCTGGGTCCGTATTGGGGTTTCCAGCAAGGTTGGATGAAATGGCTGAGCGGTGTTATTGATAATGCTCTCTATCCAGTTTTATTTCTTGACTACTTAAAATCAGGGATCCCAGATTTAGCTGATGGTTTTCCGAGGATTGCAGCAGTACTTGTTTTAACGGCAGTGCTTACCTACATGAACTATAGGGGTATGACTATAGTGGGTTGGGTTGCTGTTCTACTTGGTGTATTTTCCATTCTTCCTTTCGTAGTTATGGGACTTGTGTCGATTCCAAAGTTGGAGCCATCAAGATGGATGGTAGTTGATCTACACGACGTTGACTGGAATTTGTATTTGAACACTCTTTTCTGGAATCTTAACTACTGGGACTCGATAAGTACACTAGCTGGAGAGGTGCACAACCCAAAGAAGACTTTGCCAAAGGCTTTGTTGTATGCTCTTATTATGGTGGTTCTTGGCTACTTCTTACCTCTACTGGCTGGCACTGGTGCTGTTCCACTACAACGTGACTTGTGGAGTGATGGTTATTTCTCAGATATTGCTAAAATACTAGGTGGGGTATGGTTGAGATGGTGGGTGCAAGCAGCTGCTGCAATGTCAAACATGGGAATGTTCGTGGCCGAGATGAGCAGCGACTCATTCCAACTCCTGGGTATGGCAGAAAGGGGCATGCTTCCCGAGTTTTTTGCCAAGAGATCTCGATATGGAACTCCTTTGGTCGGTATCTTGTTCTCTGCCTCTGGTGTGCTTTTGCTATCTTGGATGAGTTTTCAGGAGATAGTTGCTGCAGAAAACTTTTTGTACTGTTTTGGGATGATTCTGGAGTTCATAGCATTCATTCAGTTAAGAATGAAGCACCCAGCTGCCTCTCGACCGTACAAGATACCCTTGGGAACAGCTGGATCCATTCTTATGTGTATTCCTCCTACTGCTTTGATCTGCGTAGTGTTGgctctttcatcttttaaagtTTTTGTGGTAAGCATGATCGCTGTTATTATTGGGCTAGTTCTTCAGCCTTGCCTGAAGCACATCGAGAAAAAGAGGTATATGAAATTCTCAACGAGTTCTGATCTCCCTGACATCGACCATATAACAAATGAGGGGACTCTACTGGGCTAG
- the LOC108205365 gene encoding probable polyamine transporter At1g31830 isoform X1, protein MQKQRNTASRQDSIQMGDNNSAQYVGIDEVPSPRAVGINKVSLLPLVFLIFYEVSGGPFGVEDSVKAAGPLLALLGFLVFPFIWSVPEALITAEMGTMFPENGGYVVWVSSALGPYWGFQQGWMKWLSGVIDNALYPVLFLDYLKSGIPDLADGFPRIAAVLVLTAVLTYMNYRGMTIVGWVAVLLGVFSILPFVVMGLVSIPKLEPSRWMVVDLHDVDWNLYLNTLFWNLNYWDSISTLAGEVHNPKKTLPKALLYALIMVVLGYFLPLLAGTGAVPLQRDLWSDGYFSDIAKILGGVWLRWWVQAAAAMSNMGMFVAEMSSDSFQLLGMAERGMLPEFFAKRSRYGTPLVGILFSASGVLLLSWMSFQEIVAAENFLYCFGMILEFIAFIQLRMKHPAASRPYKIPLGTAGSILMCIPPTALICVVLALSSFKVFVVSMIAVIIGLVLQPCLKHIEKKRYMKFSTSSDLPDIDHITNEGTLLG, encoded by the coding sequence atgcagAAACAAAGGAACACGGCTAGTAGGCAAGATTCTATTCAGATGGGAGATAACAATAGTGCACAGTATGTGGGTATTGATGAAGTTCCTTCACCTAGGGCTGTTGGAATAAACAAGGTGTCGCTTCTGCCCCTTGTTTTCCTGATCTTCTATGAAGTATCAGGAGGGCCTTTTGGTGTTGAAGACAGTGTGAAAGCAGCTGGCCCTTTATTGGCTCTCCTAGGTTTCTTAGTATTTCCATTCATATGGAGCGTTCCTGAAGCTTTAATAACTGCTGAAATGGGGACAATGTTTCCGGAAAATGGTGGCTATGTGGTTTGGGTTTCATCCGCTCTGGGTCCGTATTGGGGTTTCCAGCAAGGTTGGATGAAATGGCTGAGCGGTGTTATTGATAATGCTCTCTATCCAGTTTTATTTCTTGACTACTTAAAATCAGGGATCCCAGATTTAGCTGATGGTTTTCCGAGGATTGCAGCAGTACTTGTTTTAACGGCAGTGCTTACCTACATGAACTATAGGGGTATGACTATAGTGGGTTGGGTTGCTGTTCTACTTGGTGTATTTTCCATTCTTCCTTTCGTAGTTATGGGACTTGTGTCGATTCCAAAGTTGGAGCCATCAAGATGGATGGTAGTTGATCTACACGACGTTGACTGGAATTTGTATTTGAACACTCTTTTCTGGAATCTTAACTACTGGGACTCGATAAGTACACTAGCTGGAGAGGTGCACAACCCAAAGAAGACTTTGCCAAAGGCTTTGTTGTATGCTCTTATTATGGTGGTTCTTGGCTACTTCTTACCTCTACTGGCTGGCACTGGTGCTGTTCCACTACAACGTGACTTGTGGAGTGATGGTTATTTCTCAGATATTGCTAAAATACTAGGTGGGGTATGGTTGAGATGGTGGGTGCAAGCAGCTGCTGCAATGTCAAACATGGGAATGTTCGTGGCCGAGATGAGCAGCGACTCATTCCAACTCCTGGGTATGGCAGAAAGGGGCATGCTTCCCGAGTTTTTTGCCAAGAGATCTCGATATGGAACTCCTTTGGTCGGTATCTTGTTCTCTGCCTCTGGTGTGCTTTTGCTATCTTGGATGAGTTTTCAGGAGATAGTTGCTGCAGAAAACTTTTTGTACTGTTTTGGGATGATTCTGGAGTTCATAGCATTCATTCAGTTAAGAATGAAGCACCCAGCTGCCTCTCGACCGTACAAGATACCCTTGGGAACAGCTGGATCCATTCTTATGTGTATTCCTCCTACTGCTTTGATCTGCGTAGTGTTGgctctttcatcttttaaagtTTTTGTGGTAAGCATGATCGCTGTTATTATTGGGCTAGTTCTTCAGCCTTGCCTGAAGCACATCGAGAAAAAGAGGTATATGAAATTCTCAACGAGTTCTGATCTCCCTGACATCGACCATATAACAAATGAGGGGACTCTACTGGGCTAG
- the LOC108204390 gene encoding protein transport protein SEC24 B isoform X1, producing the protein MSFQVNNNNRPPFPPPFAQQGPPGPQQGPPGPRPGPPPPGVVPRTPIGPPQGALGPPNAPPGRPSGPTPPFGVRPPGPPPPGAFSSAGPAPPPPGTRPGPFQSAPMNSGQVPPPSTGAPGPFSNGPPSGGVQGGPRFPSPVGMQRPVSGPPSLPSGPPSLPSMPPSAGMRPFSGGLAASPLPGPAPLAPSFASHSQGVPPPPLGSSAFSAPAQGPQFQVSPFGSQPWSMQQRQVAPPSAIPGAAPPPRMYNMPGPESAASISPAMSQGPSKIDPNQIPRPIPSSSVVLHETRQGNQANPPPSATTDYIVRDTGNCSPRYMRCTINQIPCTNDLLGTSGMQLALLVQPLALPHPSEEPIQVVDFGESGPVRCSRCKGYINPFMRFIDQGRRFICNLCGYTDETPREYHCNLGPDGRRRDADERPELCKGTVEFVATKEYMVRDPMPAVFFFLVDVSMNSLQTGATAAACSAISQVIADLPEGPRTMVGIATFDSTIHFYNLKRALQQPLMLIVPDIQDVYTPLQSDVIVQLSECRQHLELLLENIPTMFQNNKTADSAFGAAVKGAFLAMKSTGGKLMVFQSVLPSVGIGALSAREAEGRTNITAAEKEAHKLLQPADKILKTMAIEFAEYQVCVDVFITTQTYIDIASISVIPRTTGGQVYYYYPFSAVSDPAKLYNDLRWNITRPQGFEAVMRVRSSQGLQVQEYSGNFCKRIPTDVDLPAIDCDKTIMVTLKHDEKLQDGAECSFQCALLYTTVDGQRRIRVSTLSLPCTTILSNLFRSADLDTQFACFLKHAAIEIPSSPLLQIREQMTTLCINILHSYRKFCATVSSAGQLILPEALKLLPLYTLALIKGTGLRTDGRIDDRSYWINYVSSLSTPLAIPLVYPRMISIHDIDLKETEGILPPAIPLSSEHVTDDGIYLLETGEDCLIYIGNSVDHDVLRQILGISSVEEIPTQFVLQQHDNPLSKKLNEVINEIRRQRCSYLRLKLCKKGEPSGMQFFSYMVEDKAPSGLSYVEFLVHIHRQIQAKMS; encoded by the exons ATGAGTTTTCaggttaataataataacagGCCTCCATTTCCTCCGCCTTTTGCTCAGCAAGGTCCACCTGGGCCACAGCAAGGTCCCCCTGGGCCACGACCAGGGCCGCCGCCACCAGGTGTTGTTCCTAGGACTCCTATTGGCCCACCGCAAGGTGCATTAGGACCCCCTAATGCACCGCCCGGTAGGCCTAGTGGTCCTACTCCGCCTTTTGGAGTGAGGCCTCCGGGCCCTCCACCGCCAGGTGCATTCAGTTCTGCCGGCCCTGCACCTCCACCTCCTGGTACTCGCCCCGGTCCCTTTCAGTCTGCACCAATGAATTCAGGTCAAGTTCCGCCACCATCTACTGGTGCCCCAGGTCCATTTAGTAATGGACCACCTTCAGGGGGTGTACAAGGTGGACCTCGCTTTCCTTCTCCTGTGGGAATGCAGCGGCCAGTAAGTGGGCCACCTTCTCTGCCAAGTGGACCACCTTCTCTACCATCAATGCCGCCCTCTGCAGGAATGCGCCCTTTTAGTGGAGGTCTAGCTGCTAGTCCCTTACCTGGTCCTGCACCACTGGCACCATCTTTCGCATCACATTCTCAAGGCGTGCCACCACCCCCTTTAGGCTCCTCAGCATTTTCAGCTCCTGCTCAAGGACCTCAATTTCAGGTTTCTCCGTTTGGGTCTCAGCCGTGGTCCATGCAACAACGTCAG GTTGCACCACCTTCAGCAATTCCTGGTGCTGCTCCACCCCCAAGGATGTACAACATGCCAGGTCCAGAATCTGCAGCCTCCATATCACCTGCCATGAGCCAAGGCCCGTCAAAAATTGATCCTAATCAGATCCCGCGCCCTATTCCGAGTTCATCGGTTGTGTTGCATGAAACACGTCAGGGCAATCAAGCTAACCCGCCTCCG TCGGCTACCACTGACTATATTGTCAGGGACACCGGAAACTGCAGTCCCCGGTACATGAGATGTACAATCAACCAG ATTCCTTGCACCAATGATCTTCTAGGAACATCCGGGATGCAGTTGGCACTGTTGGTCCAGCCCTTGGCCCTTCCTCATCCCTCTGAGGAGCCTATCCAG GTCGTGGATTTTGGTGAAAGTGGTCCTGTCCGGTGTTCTCGTTGCAAAGGCTACATAAATCCTTTCATGAGGTTCATTGACCAGGGAAGACGTTTCATTTGCAACTTATGTG GATATACTGATGAAACCCCCCGAGAGTATCATTGCAATCTAGGCCCGGATGGTAGGCGCAGAGATGCCGATGAAAGGCCTGAGCTGTGTAAAGGAACAGTAGAATTTGTTGCCACCAAAGAATATATG GTGCGCGATCCAATGCCTGCAGTATTTTTCTTTCTCGTTGATGTGTCAATGAACTCACTACAGACTGGTGCAACAGCAGCTGCATGTAGTGCAATCAGCCAAGTTATTGCTGATCTGCCA GAGGGCCCTCGGACGATGGTGGGGATCGCGACGTTTGATTCGACTATTCATTTTTACAATTTGAAACGTGCATTACAGCag CCACTGATGCTTATTGTTCCTGACATTCAAGATGTTTACACTCCTCTCCAGAGTGATGTGATTGTTCAACTTTCTGAG TGTCGTCAGCATTTGGAGCTTTTGCTGGAAAATATCCCCACCatgtttcaaaataataaaactgcTGATTCGGCTTTTGGTGCAGCTGTCAAG GGTGCTTTCTTGGCAATGAAGAGTACCGGTGGCAAACTTATGGTATTTCAGTCAG TTTTACCATCTGTTGGCATTGGTGCCCTTTCTGCTAGAGAAGCTGAAGGAAGAACTAATATAACAGCTGCTGAGAAG GAGGCTCACAAGTTGCTCCAACCGGCTGACAAAATATTGAAGACAATGGCTATTGAATTTGCCGAGTATCAG GTCTGCGTTGATGTGTTCATAACCACACAAACATATATTGACATTGCATCAATCTCTGTGATTCCAAGGACTACTGGGGGGCAG GTATATTATTATTACCCTTTCTCTGCGGTTTCTGACCCTGCCAAGCTTTACAATGATCTTCGATGGAACATTACCAGGCCTCAAGGTTTTGAGGCGGTTATGCGAGTTAGATCCAGCCAG GGCCTTCAAGTTCAAGAATATTCTGGAAATTTTTGTAAACGCATTCCAACAGATGTGGATCTGCCAGCG ATTGATTGTGACAAGACAATAATGGTGACACTAAAACATGATGAGAAATTGCAGGATGGTGCAGAATGTTCTTTTCAG TGCGCTCTTCTGTACACCACAGTTGACGGTCAAAGAAGAATACGAGTTTCTACTTTGTCGCTTCCATGCACTACCATACTCAGTAATCTGTTCCGTTCAGCCGACTTAGATACTCAGTTTGCCTGTTTCTTAAAGCACG ctgCAATTGAAATTCCTTCCAGTCCGCTACTGCAAATCAGAGAGCAGATGACAACACTCTGCATCAACATTCTTCATTCATATCGTAAATTTTGCGCCACAGTATCATCTGCTGGACAGCTTATTCTCCCAGAGGCTCTTAAATTGTTGCCTCTTTACACACTTG CTTTGATTAAAGGTACTGGATTGAGAACTGATGGACGCATAGATGATCGGTCATATTGGATCAATTATGTTTCTTCTCTTTCTACTCCCTTGGCAATACCGTTGGTGTACCCTAGGATGATTAGTATCCATGACATTGACTTGAAG GAAACGGAGGGTATTCTTCCTCCCGCTATTCCACTTTCCAGTGAGCACGTGACTGATGATGGAATATATCTTCTAGAGACTGGCGAGgattgtttaatatatattgggAACTCAGTCGATCATGATGTTTTGCGGCAAATTCTTGGCATTTCTTCTGTTGAAGAAATTCCCACTCAG TTTGTTTTACAGCAACATGATAATCCGTTGTCAAAAAAGCTTAATGAAGTTATCAATGAAATAAGGCGCCAGAGATGTTCCTACCTCCG TCTAAAGTTGTGCAAGAAAGGGGAACCATCAG GAATGCAATTCTTCTCATATATGGTGGAGGACAAGGCCCCAAGTGGTCTCTCCTACGTTGAGTTCTTGGTACATATTCATCGGCAAATTCAAGCTAAAATGAGCTga
- the LOC108204390 gene encoding protein transport protein SEC24 B isoform X2 has translation MSFQVNNNNRPPFPPPFAQQGPPGPQQGPPGPRPGPPPPGVVPRTPIGPPQGALGPPNAPPGRPSGPTPPFGVRPPGPPPPGAFSSAGPAPPPPGTRPGPFQSAPMNSGQVPPPSTGAPGPFSNGPPSGGVQGGPRFPSPVGMQRPVSGPPSLPSGPPSLPSMPPSAGMRPFSGGLAASPLPGPAPLAPSFASHSQGVPPPPLGSSAFSAPAQGPQFQVSPFGSQPWSMQQRQVAPPSAIPGAAPPPRMYNMPGPESAASISPAMSQGPSKIDPNQIPRPIPSSSVVLHETRQGNQANPPPSATTDYIVRDTGNCSPRYMRCTINQIPCTNDLLGTSGMQLALLVQPLALPHPSEEPIQVVDFGESGPVRCSRCKGYINPFMRFIDQGRRFICNLCGYTDETPREYHCNLGPDGRRRDADERPELCKGTVEFVATKEYMVRDPMPAVFFFLVDVSMNSLQTGATAAACSAISQVIADLPEGPRTMVGIATFDSTIHFYNLKRALQQPLMLIVPDIQDVYTPLQSDVIVQLSECRQHLELLLENIPTMFQNNKTADSAFGAAVKGAFLAMKSTGGKLMVFQSVLPSVGIGALSAREAEGRTNITAAEKEAHKLLQPADKILKTMAIEFAEYQVCVDVFITTQTYIDIASISVIPRTTGGQVYYYYPFSAVSDPAKLYNDLRWNITRPQGFEAVMRVRSSQGLQVQEYSGNFCKRIPTDVDLPAIDCDKTIMVTLKHDEKLQDGAECSFQCALLYTTVDGQRRIRVSTLSLPCTTILSNLFRSADLDTQFACFLKHAAIEIPSSPLLQIREQMTTLCINILHSYRKFCATVSSAGQLILPEALKLLPLYTLEITLDKSSLMLLHLQL, from the exons ATGAGTTTTCaggttaataataataacagGCCTCCATTTCCTCCGCCTTTTGCTCAGCAAGGTCCACCTGGGCCACAGCAAGGTCCCCCTGGGCCACGACCAGGGCCGCCGCCACCAGGTGTTGTTCCTAGGACTCCTATTGGCCCACCGCAAGGTGCATTAGGACCCCCTAATGCACCGCCCGGTAGGCCTAGTGGTCCTACTCCGCCTTTTGGAGTGAGGCCTCCGGGCCCTCCACCGCCAGGTGCATTCAGTTCTGCCGGCCCTGCACCTCCACCTCCTGGTACTCGCCCCGGTCCCTTTCAGTCTGCACCAATGAATTCAGGTCAAGTTCCGCCACCATCTACTGGTGCCCCAGGTCCATTTAGTAATGGACCACCTTCAGGGGGTGTACAAGGTGGACCTCGCTTTCCTTCTCCTGTGGGAATGCAGCGGCCAGTAAGTGGGCCACCTTCTCTGCCAAGTGGACCACCTTCTCTACCATCAATGCCGCCCTCTGCAGGAATGCGCCCTTTTAGTGGAGGTCTAGCTGCTAGTCCCTTACCTGGTCCTGCACCACTGGCACCATCTTTCGCATCACATTCTCAAGGCGTGCCACCACCCCCTTTAGGCTCCTCAGCATTTTCAGCTCCTGCTCAAGGACCTCAATTTCAGGTTTCTCCGTTTGGGTCTCAGCCGTGGTCCATGCAACAACGTCAG GTTGCACCACCTTCAGCAATTCCTGGTGCTGCTCCACCCCCAAGGATGTACAACATGCCAGGTCCAGAATCTGCAGCCTCCATATCACCTGCCATGAGCCAAGGCCCGTCAAAAATTGATCCTAATCAGATCCCGCGCCCTATTCCGAGTTCATCGGTTGTGTTGCATGAAACACGTCAGGGCAATCAAGCTAACCCGCCTCCG TCGGCTACCACTGACTATATTGTCAGGGACACCGGAAACTGCAGTCCCCGGTACATGAGATGTACAATCAACCAG ATTCCTTGCACCAATGATCTTCTAGGAACATCCGGGATGCAGTTGGCACTGTTGGTCCAGCCCTTGGCCCTTCCTCATCCCTCTGAGGAGCCTATCCAG GTCGTGGATTTTGGTGAAAGTGGTCCTGTCCGGTGTTCTCGTTGCAAAGGCTACATAAATCCTTTCATGAGGTTCATTGACCAGGGAAGACGTTTCATTTGCAACTTATGTG GATATACTGATGAAACCCCCCGAGAGTATCATTGCAATCTAGGCCCGGATGGTAGGCGCAGAGATGCCGATGAAAGGCCTGAGCTGTGTAAAGGAACAGTAGAATTTGTTGCCACCAAAGAATATATG GTGCGCGATCCAATGCCTGCAGTATTTTTCTTTCTCGTTGATGTGTCAATGAACTCACTACAGACTGGTGCAACAGCAGCTGCATGTAGTGCAATCAGCCAAGTTATTGCTGATCTGCCA GAGGGCCCTCGGACGATGGTGGGGATCGCGACGTTTGATTCGACTATTCATTTTTACAATTTGAAACGTGCATTACAGCag CCACTGATGCTTATTGTTCCTGACATTCAAGATGTTTACACTCCTCTCCAGAGTGATGTGATTGTTCAACTTTCTGAG TGTCGTCAGCATTTGGAGCTTTTGCTGGAAAATATCCCCACCatgtttcaaaataataaaactgcTGATTCGGCTTTTGGTGCAGCTGTCAAG GGTGCTTTCTTGGCAATGAAGAGTACCGGTGGCAAACTTATGGTATTTCAGTCAG TTTTACCATCTGTTGGCATTGGTGCCCTTTCTGCTAGAGAAGCTGAAGGAAGAACTAATATAACAGCTGCTGAGAAG GAGGCTCACAAGTTGCTCCAACCGGCTGACAAAATATTGAAGACAATGGCTATTGAATTTGCCGAGTATCAG GTCTGCGTTGATGTGTTCATAACCACACAAACATATATTGACATTGCATCAATCTCTGTGATTCCAAGGACTACTGGGGGGCAG GTATATTATTATTACCCTTTCTCTGCGGTTTCTGACCCTGCCAAGCTTTACAATGATCTTCGATGGAACATTACCAGGCCTCAAGGTTTTGAGGCGGTTATGCGAGTTAGATCCAGCCAG GGCCTTCAAGTTCAAGAATATTCTGGAAATTTTTGTAAACGCATTCCAACAGATGTGGATCTGCCAGCG ATTGATTGTGACAAGACAATAATGGTGACACTAAAACATGATGAGAAATTGCAGGATGGTGCAGAATGTTCTTTTCAG TGCGCTCTTCTGTACACCACAGTTGACGGTCAAAGAAGAATACGAGTTTCTACTTTGTCGCTTCCATGCACTACCATACTCAGTAATCTGTTCCGTTCAGCCGACTTAGATACTCAGTTTGCCTGTTTCTTAAAGCACG ctgCAATTGAAATTCCTTCCAGTCCGCTACTGCAAATCAGAGAGCAGATGACAACACTCTGCATCAACATTCTTCATTCATATCGTAAATTTTGCGCCACAGTATCATCTGCTGGACAGCTTATTCTCCCAGAGGCTCTTAAATTGTTGCCTCTTTACACACTTG AGATTACTCTGGACAAGTCAAGTCTCATGCTTTTGCATCTTCAGCTTTGA